TTATTCACCACGGCGACACGGCGAACACGGCGCTTTTTTATGATCGGCACGGCGACACCACGGCGACACGGTTTCCTGATAATATTATTAAGCAGGGGGTCTCCGAGGGGTAAGCAAGAGCGCTCCGCGCGGCGTCAGCCCCCTTCAGGAAAATAAAAAAGCGCCGTGTTCGCCGTGTCGCCGTGGTGAATAAAGCGCTGTGCACTCCGTGGTGCCTCCGTGTCGCCGTGGTGAAACTCTCGATCAATTCACGCGTACGACGGCGAGCGCGTTCTCGTTCTTGTACTGGTAGAACCCCGGGGCGTTGACCTCCAGCGCCATATACCCGATATTCTGGTTGGCGTTGAGCCGGATGTCGTTCGTCTTGGAAATGTACGCCACGCCCCTGGTGTTCGTGACACCGGAGCCGGCGCCGCCCAGGCCGTGGACGATGACGCTGGCGCCGCTCACCGGGTCGCCCCTGTCGTCAGTGACGTTCACGTAGCAGGTCCACGTCTTCGACACCACGCCCTCGCCCGCATTACTGACCTGCAGGAGGTTACCGTCCTTGCTGCTTACCTCCGTGACGGCGGCGGTCAGCGTCCTCTGGGGCTTGAAGCTGTTCACGGCGGCCACCATGGCCGAGAGCGAGATCACGCCGACCACGAGCACGACAATTAAGCGCACGGGGAGGCCTTCCACGCCCCTCTCGTCGCCCTTGAAACCTTTATTCCGCATATACATCACTTATTAGTAATTATATGTTAGTAAGTATACGCTCATCCTATAAATAATTTTCATCATATTGCAACTAAAACATGCTCCCGAAGGCAGAATTGGCGAGCGCCGTGGTAACGGTGAAGACGGCCATGGCGACGGGAAGCGACATGCCGACGCTGTACATGAATTCGTACCGGTCGTCGCCATGCTCGATGCCGCCGACGAAGCGCAGCAAAATGATCACCAGCATGATGATGTAGATGCCGATGACGAGGACGAACTCGTCGTTAGACACGAGGGGCGCGCTGAACTGGGGCATCATGGGGAAGTACTGGCGGGCGCTCTCGGGCATCTCGCTCAGCCCGGCCAGCGTATGGGCCACGACGTCCGAGACCGACTGCGAGAGCGCCAGGGTGATGCCTCCTATAAATGGAGCGAACACCGTGCAGGTCGTCCTGAGCATGCTTGTCATGGTGTAGAGCATCTTCCGGACGTCGTCCTCGATGGACTGCAGCTCCTTGAGGTGGTCGGCAAGCCTCACGACCGAGTTCCCCGCGACCTCGCCGCTCTTGCTCGAGCTCTCCACCAGCATGCTTATCGTAGCCTTTATCCGGTCCGAGTAGACGTCGGAGAAGGCCCCGTACTCGGGGGAGAGCACGGCATCCCGGAGCGTGGTCCGAAGGCATCTCATGTTATATGCGGCCCGGGCGTAGGCCTTTCCCACGGAAGTCCCCCCGGTCATGGCGGCCGTGTAGGCGAAGCCGTCTTCTGGGGACTTGCCCTCGGCGATGCGCCGGCCCAGGACAAAGAGCGAGTCGGCGAACTCGTCCTCCATCTTCCTGAGGTCGTCCCTTAATTTCTTATACGGCGTGTACACGCCCAGGCAGTATATGGATATGGCCGCTGTAACGCCCCATGCTAAAAATATGGTGGAGGCCACGGGCAGGCCGACGGGGAAGAGGTACAGCGCCGCCACGGCGGCGCCTCCTGCGCACGCCAGGGCCGCCCAGGCCCAGCGGGGCAGGCTATGCTTTATGTGGGGTAAATCGGGCGGCGTGAAGGCGGCAGGGCGCTTAAGGAGGATGGAGTGGGCGTACACGAGCGTCGCCATGGGGAACAGCCCGTCGTAGAGCAGCGCCAGCTCGAGCGAGTTCACGCGCAGCCCTATGATCGCGGCCGCAGGGAGCATGGCCACCAGGGCAAGGGGAACCATCACGAAGATCGAGTATAATATGAGCGTCGGCGAGTGCAGGGCGCTGGAAAATGACTGCATCAGGCCCTTAGTGCCGGCGAGGACCACGTCCAGGGCCCGGTTTAGGGTCAGCGTGCGCATGGCCTCGTCCCTCTCGTCGGCCGCGCTCTTAATAAGGAACACGGCCCGCTTGAAGTGTTCGCTGTAGCCTCCCCACTCCTCGGCAAAGGCGCCCAGCGCCATGTCAAGGCTGTCGTAGGCCCGGACGTTCAGGTCCCACATAAGCTTCTTCACGTCCTTCGCCAGCTGCCTACGGGAATTCGTCGCGGCGAACTTCAGGGCCAGCTCGATGTTAGGGTTGAGCTTCATGGCCATCACGACGTAGCTGACGACTTCCGGCACGTCGCCCAGCGAATGGACCTTCAAGTAGGCGGCCCGGCGCTTCGGGTACTCGCCCACGTACGCATACGCGAGCAGCGGCAGCATCCCGCCGCATACGACCAGCACCACGGCCATTACCGTATCCATCAGGCCCAGGGCGAAGGCCGCGATTCCTGCCATGGCCACGATGGCCAGCGAGGCCATGGCGGCCATGAAGGCGAGCGAAAATGCCTCCGAGGGCTTGATCTCAAGGCCGGCGAAGCCCAGCGATGCGACCAGGCCTTTACTCGCGTAGCGGCCTGCGTACTCGTCGAGCCTTTCTGCGCCAGCCACCGATGCCAGGGCGCGGAATGACGCCCTGCATGCCTCCACGTAGGAGCTTTCAGCCTCCACGGGCCGCCTCCTTCTCGAACCACCTGGACCACGCGTTGATGGCCCGCCCGGGGACGCCGCGCTCGCTCTCACAGATGGCCCTGTAGGCGTTGATGCACCTCGCATAGGCGGCCGCCTCCATGGCACGGGGCTCATCCGCCACCCGTTCCATGAACAGAGCCCGGGCCCGGATCTCCTCGTTGACGGCCCGGATCGGGAGGCCCCATTTATTCGCGATACCCTGGAGCGCCTCGGAGCGCCCGGTATCGATGCGGTCCGTGGCCGCGAGGCCGCCTTCGGCGGCATCATAAACGAGCAGGTCGTTGAACGCGCCGCCGGTATCCTCCCAGCGGCTCTTCGATACTTCGGCGATCTGCGTCAGGCGCCGCTCCTTTGCCTGGCCGCCGTTTTTTCTCACGCTCGAGCAGACGACCACGACGTCGGTCGCCCTGAAGGACGCCGGGGGCACGCCGATATCGTGGACGACGCGGTCGTAGACGTCCCGGCAGGAGGCGCCGTGGATGGTCCCCATCACCACGTTCCCGGACGCCCCGACGCGCATTGCCTCGTAGAGTGAGACGGCCTCGGCGCCCCGGACCTCCCCGATGATGAGCGCCGACTCGCCCAGCCGGAGCGCGGCCCTCAGCACGTCCGACGCCTGGAACTCCGCGCCGGAGCCCGATAGGGCGGACCTGGTGCCCATGCCCTGGACCTTCCACCCGCAGCGCTGCATGTCCTCCAGGGGCAGCTCGGGCGTGTCCTCGATGGCCAGTATACGATAACTCTGGGGGATCTCGAGCATCATGGCGCCCAGCATCGACGTCTTGCCGGCGCCCCGGGTGCCCGTGACCAGCACGGACGACTGCCCGTCCACCAGCAACGATAATAAACCCGCCGCGTAGGGCGTGAGCATTCCCCGGGATACGAGCTGGGGCAGGGTCCAGGGAGTGGCTTTATGCCTGCGGAAGGCGTAAGCCAGGCCCCGGGACAGCGGGTCCCCGATGACGGAGACGCGGGTCCTGAACTCTCCAAGGTCCATGTCCAGCACGGGGTTAGCCTCGGAGAAGGGCCGGCCCGATATGGCCCGGAGCCGGGAGATTGTCGACTCGACGTCCGCCTCGGATAAAAATACGTTGCTCGTGCACTCCTCGCCGTCCACCACGACGTGCAGGGGGCTGGAGCCCACTGGCGAGTTCACGTAAGCGTCCTCGATGTGGGGGTCCTTGAGTATGTCCTCCAGTATTCCTAAGCCGCAGGTGTACTTGACCAGGGCCGATGTGAGCTGCTCGAGCCGGGCCGGCACCATGAGTATGCCGTTCGAGTCGGCAGAGACGGCCAGCGCCTCCTTCCCGTACCTGGCGAAGAGGGGGCGCATGTTCGCCGCGTCCATGAACTCCATGGTCCGGGGCCGCTTCGTGAGGAGCCTCTGCCGGGCTTCGGACAGAAGGGCGATGTCCTCCTCTTCCATTCCGTACTCCCAGGGCTGGATGAAGTACATCTTCTCGAGGCTTTCCGCCAGCCCGTAGAGCGTGACATGGAGCGGAGGGCCGAAGGCGTCCCCCTCCACCTCGTATGAGCGCAAAAAGGCCGCCCCCTTCGGCGGTTCCATCCATATTTTCGAGCTGGAGAAACGGGGCCTGACATAAGGCAGCGAATCCTTATATTCGAGCCTCCGGCCGGTCTCCGCCATATCGTTCAAAAAGGCCGAGTAGCGCTCCATGCAGAGGCTGCATTTCGGCACGCCCTTTCCCGGGTGGACGGGCATGGAGGCGATGATGCGACTGGCTTCCCCGGGCGATGCGATGATATCGTCCACGCAGGCGGCGACGCTCTCTTTTCGAAGCTCGCCGCACTGGCCGCAGCCGCAGGCGTAGAGCGTGTCGGCGTGCAGGCGCAGGTCCTCGTAGAACGTCACCAGGCCGAGCAGCGGGGCGAGGGCGTCGAAGCCATATTCCCGAACGATGTTCTTCTCCAGGAGCAGGCGGTCCATCCAGGCTTTTCCCGCCAGGCTCTTTACGAGGCGCAGCCGGCAATCGGGATCCGAGAGGCTCGACCCTCCCGGGCACCGGGAGCAGGCGGCCACGGCATCGGTGCCGTGCCGGCCCTGCCTGAACGTCAGGGCGCATCCTGGCCCCGCGCCCTTTTGTTTAGCCCTGGCCCGGGCTCTTACCATACGATAAATAGCGTTCATGCCCTCGAGCATATTTACACCAAATTGCAAATTACTAAATTGCAATCAAACGATATATAATTAACCCGTTCGCGCATAACGTTGAAACCATTCAAGTATCCGGGGCGCGAACAAAATAAAAAAGGAGGACTATAATGGAGGAGCTAAAAGGTAAGAGGATCGTTCTGCTGGCCGGGGACGGCTTCGAGGACATGGAGCTGATGTACCCGCTGTACCGGCTGAGATACGAGGCCTGCGCGGACGTGAAGGTTGCAGGCATAAAAAAGGGCGAGACGCTCACCGGCAAGCACGGCATGCCCGCCACCGTGGACGTCGCCGTCAGGGACCTGAACGTGGACGACTACGACTGTCTTGTGATACCCGGCGGCCAGGGGCCCGACCATATCCGCATTTACCCCGAGGTCATCAGGTTCGTCCAGGACTTCGACAGGACCGGCAAGCCCATCGCCGCCGTCTGCCATGCGGCGCAGATCCTCATCACGGCGAAGCTGCTCAAAGGCAAGCAGGCCACGGGCTGGAAATCCCTGGTGGTGGACATCGAGGACGCGGGCGCGGCCTACGTGAACGAGCCGGTGGTCACCAGCGGCCAGTACATATTCTCGAGGCAGCCTTCGGACCTGGGGTTCTTCTGCGATGCCATCATTCGCTCGCTGAAGGGCGAGAGCCTGCAGCCGCTCGTCGAGATGGCCCGGGCCCAATGATCTACCGGGACAGGCGGGACGCCGGCCGGCGGCTGGCAGAGCATCTGCTCATCTATCGCCATAACGCCGTGGTGCTGGCCATACCGAGGGGCGGGGTGCCCGTAGGTTATGAGGTCGCGAAACGGCTCGAAGTGCCCCTCGACCTCATAATTCCCAGGAAGCTGCCCATTCCCTCCGACCCGGAGGCCGGGTTCGGCGCGATAGCCCCCGACGGCACCATCGTCCTTAACGAGCGTCTGGTAGCGTATTGCGGGCTGTCCGCGAAGGATATCGAGCGGATTGCGGGCGAGGTGCTCGCCGAGGTCCTGCGCCGGATAAGAGAGTACCGGGGCGACAGGCCTCAGCCGGAGCTGAAGCACAGGAACGTGATCATCGTGGACGACGGCCTTGCCTCGGGATACACGATGGTCGCCGCCGTGCGGGCCGTTAAGCGGGAGCGGCCAAAAAGGGTCATCGTCGCCGTCCCCTGCAGTCCCGAGTCCTCCGTGGGCAGGCTCGAGAAGGAGGCAGACGAGGTGGTCAGCCTGGCCGTTCAGCCGTACGGCCAGTTCGCCGTGGCCGGCTACTACGAGAGTTTCCCTGATCTGAGCGACGAGGAAGTGAAGCGCCTCATTACTCAGGTGCCGGCCGCGTAGGCGAACCCGTGCTCGCTCAGCTTCACGCCCTCGACCTCGGTGGCGTAGTGGACGACCTTGCCGTCCAGCGCCTCCTCCAGCTTTTTCAGCGATCTTTCGAGCCGGAGGGCGTTTGCCCTGCCCACCGGGTTGGCCTCGCCGGATATGGTCCTGTCGAGCCAGATATCGCAGTTCGTCGAGAGCGCGAGCGCGTACCGGTCGCTCCCAGGCACGCCGCTGAACATGACGCTTAATATTCCCGGGAGCTGCGTGCTGATCACTTTGCCTTCCACCTGGACGGCCACCTCGGAGAGGCCCCGGAACACGGCGCCGGGAGCCCACCGGTCGCAGTGCTTCACGTCCTCCCGCCAGGCCTCGAACAGCCGCTGCTTCGCCTGGACAAGGTAGAGCGGTATGGGGCTTTCGGTCACTGTCTCTCCGGGCGGATACTCGATGGAGGTCGGCGCGAACCTCTCCCCCAGCGCCGCCATGGCCTCGTCGAAATAGTGGAAATACTCCCGGGACACGCCCTCCAGGTCAAGGCCCTTCGTCTCCAGCGGGAACGAGTGGACGCCGCGGCCGGACTCGACGATCCACATCCCCACGCTTTTCTCGTAAAACCTCCACGGATACTTCATGAGAAAAGAATTCTCGCCGCCCGATAAATACTTGCGGGCCAGGGGATAGATTTATTTATTTTCAATATATTGTAAATAAGTATGTCCGATGAGAAGCGCTATCTGCTGGGGCGGAGAGATGGAGGAGAGCACGGCCTGCTGTACCTCGGGAGGTACCTTGCCCTGGACGGCTCCCAGGGCGCCGGCCTGTACCTGGACGTCCTCAAGCCGCACGCAGTGCTCATCTGCGGCAAGCGGGGCTACGGAAAATCCTATACGATGGGCGTCATCATCGAAGAGATGGCTTCCCTGCCGCAGAGGATAAGGGATAACTTCTGCGTCATAGTCGTCGACACCATGGGCGTGTTTACCGGGATGGGCCGGTGGAAGCCGGATACCGTAAGGGTGTTTGCCCCGCCCGCCCACCGGCATAAAGGCACGCTGCCGCTGGAGATCCCCGCGGGCTCCCTGTCTTTTTACGACTATTGCGAGCTCATGGACATCGAGCCGTTAAGTGATCCCGGCGTCGAGCTCATGAACACCCTGGACGACGGGCCTTTCGATATAGAGGAACTCATTAAAAAGGTAAAGCCCGGTGGCACGCTGGCGGGCCTGCTGCGGATGGTGGCGTCATGGAGGCTTTTTTCGAGGGGCGCCGCGTTCGACGGGCTGCTGAAGCCCGGCTCGGTGAACATACTCGATTTGAGTGGCTATGGCCACGAGCCTCAAATAAGATCGGCCATCGTGGCCTCGATGGCGCGGGCGCTCTACGACGTGCGCGTTGAAGCCCGCCGTCTTGAGGCCGGCAGGAGAGAGAAGCCGCTGGTCTGGCTGCTCATCGACGAGGCCCACATGTTCATGGACGCAGGCGCCGACACGGGGGCATCCCGGGCGCTCAACGGCGAGTGGCTGCGCCAGGGCCGGCAGCCTGGGCTGTCGCTGGTGCTTGCAACCCAGCGGCCCTCGGCCCTGGGAAAGGAGGTCCTCTCCCAGGCGGACCTCATTATTTGCCATCGTTTAACGCTACAGGACGACCTGGAGGCGCTGGAATCGGCCCGGCCGACGTACGTGAACGAGCCCGTTCCCGAGGCCATGGCCCGCCTGGGCACCGGCAGGGGCGCAGCCGTGGTCATCGACGACGCCACCGAGTCATACCACGTCATTAAGATACGGCCGAGGGAAAGCGAGCACGGGGGAGGCGAGCCGGATGTTTATATGGGCTGACATCGCCTGCGTCGCGCTGGGAGGCCTTTCGGCGGCCGCCGCGGCGGCCATAGACCGCCGGACCATGAGGATACCGAACCGCCTGACTTTTCCGCTCATCCTGTCGGGGCTGGCATTGATGATGTTCCGCTGCATGCTTGGGTATCCCATGGATATGGCAATCCTCACGGGCGTCATATCGTACGGGCTCGTTTACGGGCTGTGGAGATGCCATTTATGGGGAGGCGGTGACGCGAAGCTCGTCCTCGCGCTGTTCCTGCTCCTGTCGCCAGGCTACCCGCCTCTATACTTTATCGCGGCTTATACGCTCTGCCTCGCGCTTGCGCTTCTGCTAAAGCACGGGGTCTACATGCCCGCCCGGAGGGCGATGGCAGATCCCTCTCCGGCCAGCACGAAGGGCGGCCCCCTGTCGGCCGAGGACATCGCTTCTCTAAAAGAAGGCCCGGGAATGCCAATGGGCCCTTCCCTGCTCTTCGCCTACGTCTCCTCCGTCGTGCTGCTGGGGGCGTTGCCCTGGTAGACTCTCTGCCCGTGGCGCTCACGGCATCCCTCCTGGTCCTTGCGTCAATCGCCGGCCTCACGGGCCTGGGGCTGAGCCGGGCCATGCCACTGGTGAGCACTGCGTCCGCGGACCGGCAGCTTTTAGATCTTTCCATCGACTGTAAGGCGCTCCTCGCCTCGGCCCCGCGGAACCTGGCGGACCCGGCCTCCCCGCCCGGCGCCACAAAGACGATAATGCTCTCCCTGCCTTCAGGGACGAACGTCACCTTCGGCTCCAGCGAGGCCGGGGGCACGATCTTCTACGAGGTGCAAGGCAGCCGAAAAGCTCTCGTCCTGGACGGCGTGAGGTTCAGCGAGGGCGTCGAAAAGGGAGGCATCATGGTGCCGTCCGGGAATTACCGGTCCATCCTGGGCGGAGGGCGGTATGAGCTAACCATCGAGTACGAGTATGACCCCAGCCTATATGAAAAGTACCTTGTAATCTATTAAAAAGGGAAACAGGGGAAAGCTCCCGGTTTATATGACGCTCAGGTACTGGTCGATCTCCCACTGGTGCACCTGCGTCCGGTAATCGTCCCACTCGATGCGCTTGGCGGTCATGAAATTCTCATAGACGTGGGGCCCCAGGGCGCTCCGGATGACGTCGTCGGCCTCGAGCTCGTCAAGCGCCTCGCTCAGATTCGCGGGCAGGCTCTTGATGTTAAGGTCCTTCTTCTGCTTTTCGGTCAGGTGGTAGATGTTGAGGTTGACCGGATCTCCGGGGTCGGTCCTTTTCTTGATGCCGTCCAGGCCGGCCCTGAGGGTCACGGCCAGCGCGAGGTACGGGTTGCAGGCCGGGTCCGGGTTCCGAAGCTCTGCCCTCGTGCCCAGGCCCCGGCGGGCAGGTATGCGCACTAAGGGCGAGCGGTTCTTCTCGGACCAGGCGATGTACACGGGCGCCTCGTAGCCGGGCACCAGCCGCTTATACGAGTTGATGAGCGGGTTGGTGATCGCCGTGAAGCCCCTCGCGTGGTCCAGCAGCCCGCCGATGTAGTGCATGGCGGTCCTGCTGAGCTGGTACTTCGCGTTCTCGTCGTAGAAGGCGTTCGTGTTCCTGCCCTTGAAGAGGGACTGGTGGGTGTGCATGCCCGAGCCGGCTTTGCCGAACAGGGGCTTGGGCATGAACGAGGCGTGGAGCCCGTACTGCATGGCGATCTTCCGCACGACGAACTTAAAAGTGACGACGTTGTCCGCCGTGGTCAGCGCATCGGCGTACTTGAAGTCGATCTCGTGCTGGCCCTCGCCCACCTCGTGGTGGGAGGCCTCGATCTCGAACCCCATGCTCTGCAGCGCGGTGACCATGGCCCGGCGCACCTCGTCGCCCAGGTCCACGGGCGACAGGTCGAAGTAGCCGCCGTGGTCTTTGGAGTTCGTCGTCGGCATGTCGTCCATGTCCCTTTCAAAAAGATAGAACTCCGCCTCGGGCCCGGCGTTCATGCTGAAGCCCTTCTCCTCCGCCTCCTTGATGACTTTTTTCAGGATGTTCCGCGGGCTGCCCTCGAACGGCTTGCCGTCCGGGCTGTACACGTCGCATATGAGCCTGGCGACGTTGCCGTACTCGCTCTGCCAGGGTATGAGAGAAAAGGTGTTCACGTCCGGCCTGAGGTACATGTCCGACTCCTCGATGCGGACGAACCCCTCGATCGACGACCCGTCGAACATGATGTCCCCGTCAAGCGCCTTTTCCAGCTGCTGGACGGGTATGGCCACGTTCTTGGTAGTCCCGAACACGTCGGTGAACTGTAGCTTGATGAATTTTACGTCGAGGTCTTGAGCCATATTTAAAATAGACTCTTTAGTGATTTTGCTCATGCTGAAAAATATGCGACCGTAGATTATTATTTTAATGTCGGAATATCATTTCCGGGCAGGAATTATAAAAAGCATTGATAGCCCCGACCGCCTAAAGGTCGTAGAGCTTGGCGGTGCCAGTTTTTTTCCGGGAATTCTTATCGGCGCCGTTATCCGCCGCCCCCTCTTCAGGCTCATCCCTCTTGAGTGCGATGCGCTTGAAGATCGACTCCACGTCCTCTTCCTCGGGCGGGGCTTCCTCCTCCTTCGCGATGCGGGCCGTTAGCTTCGCCCGGTCCGCGTCCATCTCCCCGAGCTTCAGGCGGGCGTCGTTGACGAACCGGTTGAGGTCCTCGATCTGCTGGTTGAGGGCCATCACCTGGGCCTTCAGGCTCTCGGACTGCTCGCGCAGGGTGTCGGACTGGCCCTGGAGTCTTTTTATTTCCATCTCTTTCTCGCTCATGGAGTATTTTAGGGCCATGTTGTCCGAGTTGAGTTTTAAAATTTCGGCGTTCTTCTGCTCGATATCCGCGAGCAGCTTCTTGACGAACGAGTCGTCCCGGGGCTTCGGCGTCTCGTGCTTTTTGGCGGCGGCTGGCGCGGGCTTCTTCTCATCGCCCAGCATGGACATGATGTCGCTAAAATCGTGCTTTGACTTGCCGCCTGTATCCGAATCCATGGTTTTAACCCCGGTGAGAGCTTTTACTTGATTACGGCTGTTATGTCATAAACCTTTTCGTTACTACAAAAAACCGATAAATTTATACGCCCTCCACAACATAGGGCGAAGAGAGCCATTTACATTCATTTTTCCGGAAGAGGTATCCATGGACGATAAACAGATTAAAAAGCTCATGAAGCCGGAGTTCGCAAAGAACTATGGGAAGTACTATCCGGTGAAAACTTTACGCTCATTGGGTTACGAGAGGTATGTGTGTAAGAAGTGCGGCCGGGGGTTCTGGAGCCAGGCGCCCCGGGACTTCTGCGATGAGGCGGAGTGCAGCGGCGGATACCGCTTCATCGGCGAGTCGCTCACCCGGAAGAAGTTCGCCTACAAGGAAGCCTGGGACACTTACGTGAACACTTTTAAGCGGTGGGGCTATGTGCCCCTGGAGCGGTACCCGACCGTCGCCCGCTGGTATGAGGACCTTTACTTCGTCGCGGCGGGCATCAACGACTTTCAGCCGTACGTGGTCTCGGGCGAGCTGGAGCCGCCGGCGCCCGCCGTCCTGGAGCCCCAGTTCTGTCTGCGCTTCAACGACATCGACAACGTGGGCATCACGGGCCGGCACTACACGGGCTTCATCATGGTCGGCCAGCACACGTTCAACACGCCGGAGAAGCACGTCTACTTCAAGGAGGAGGGCATCGCCCAGATCCAGGAATTCCTCACGAAGGGCCTGGGCATCCCCGCCCACGAGATCGTGTTCCACGAGGACGTCTGGGCAGGCGGAGGCAACTTCGGCCCCTCCATCGAGTACTTCTCGAGGGGCCTGGAGCTGGGCAACCAGGTGTACATGCAGTACGAGCAGCTTCCGGACGGCTTCAGGGAGCTTCGCACCAAGGTCATCGACATGGGCGCAGGCTTAGAGCGCTGGGCCTGGTTCAGCCAGGGCCTGCCGATGTCCTACGACGCCACGTTCCCGAAGACCATGGACTTCTTATACTCGAAGACGGGCTACCGCCCGGACCCCGCCTTCCAGGCGAAGTTCGCCAGGCACGCGGGCATCCTCAACGTGGACGAGCTCGACGACGCCCACTCGGCCTGGAACGGCATCGCCGGGCAGATGGGCATGAGCTTAGATGAATTGAAGGGCGTCGTGTATAAGAACAGAGCTTTGTACGCCATTGCAGACCACACGAGGAGCCTGCTGGTCGCCATCCACGACGGCGCCCTGCCCTCAAACGTCGGGGGCGGCTACAACCTGCGCAATCTGCTGAGGCGCTGCTGGACCCTCATCGATCAATATGACTTCGACATCGACCTGGACGACGTGTTCAAGCGCCACATCGGCGAGTTCGGCTCCTGGTACACGGAGCTCAGGGACTACGGCAGCTTATTCGACATCATCGGCGTGGAGCGGAAGCGCTACGAGGAATCCAGACAGAAAAGCCAGAACATCATCAAGCGCATGGTGAAGTCCAGGGAGGCGTTCACGCCCGAGAAGCTCGTCGAGCTCTACGACTCCCAGGGCATCGCGCCCGAAATGATAAAAGAGTCGAAGCCCGACCTGGAGATCCCCGAGGACTTCTACGTCCGGGTGCAGGCCAGGCACGACCGCCGGCAGGAGCGCAAGGCCGAGGCCAGCGAGACCGCCGGGCTGCCCAAGACCGTGCCACTTTATTATGAAAAGCCCCACGAGTTCAGGTTCGAGGCGAGCGTGGCCAAGCTCATCACGCCCGAGAAGGTCGTCCTCGACGAGACGCTGTTCTACCCGCTGGGCGGAGGCCAGGCCAGCGATACGGGCTTCATGAACGGGATAAAAGTAAAAGACGTCTACAAGCAGGACGGAGTCATAGTCCACGTCCTGGAGGCCCCCCTCCCCGCCGACACGAAGAGGGTCGTCGGGGAGGTCGACCGCGAGAGGCGCCGGATACTTTCGGCCCACCACACGTCGACGCACATCGTCAACTACGCGGCCAGAAAGGTCCTGGGCGACCACGTGTGGCAGGCGGGCGCCGAGAAGACGCCGGAGAAGGCCAGGCTGGACATCACCCACTACGAGTCGCTCAGCTTCGAGCAATTGCAGGAGATCGAGAGGGTCGCCAACGGCCTGGTCATGGAGAACGTGCCGGTGCACGTCGAGGAATTACCCAGGACGGAGGCCGAGAGGCGCTACTCCATGCGCATCTACCAGGGCGGGGCCGTGCCCGGCAAATTGCTTAGAATAATCAGGATACCCGGCTACGACGTCGAGGCCTGCGGCGGCAT
The nucleotide sequence above comes from Methanocella sp.. Encoded proteins:
- a CDS encoding type II/IV secretion system ATPase subunit, with product MLEGMNAIYRMVRARARAKQKGAGPGCALTFRQGRHGTDAVAACSRCPGGSSLSDPDCRLRLVKSLAGKAWMDRLLLEKNIVREYGFDALAPLLGLVTFYEDLRLHADTLYACGCGQCGELRKESVAACVDDIIASPGEASRIIASMPVHPGKGVPKCSLCMERYSAFLNDMAETGRRLEYKDSLPYVRPRFSSSKIWMEPPKGAAFLRSYEVEGDAFGPPLHVTLYGLAESLEKMYFIQPWEYGMEEEDIALLSEARQRLLTKRPRTMEFMDAANMRPLFARYGKEALAVSADSNGILMVPARLEQLTSALVKYTCGLGILEDILKDPHIEDAYVNSPVGSSPLHVVVDGEECTSNVFLSEADVESTISRLRAISGRPFSEANPVLDMDLGEFRTRVSVIGDPLSRGLAYAFRRHKATPWTLPQLVSRGMLTPYAAGLLSLLVDGQSSVLVTGTRGAGKTSMLGAMMLEIPQSYRILAIEDTPELPLEDMQRCGWKVQGMGTRSALSGSGAEFQASDVLRAALRLGESALIIGEVRGAEAVSLYEAMRVGASGNVVMGTIHGASCRDVYDRVVHDIGVPPASFRATDVVVVCSSVRKNGGQAKERRLTQIAEVSKSRWEDTGGAFNDLLVYDAAEGGLAATDRIDTGRSEALQGIANKWGLPIRAVNEEIRARALFMERVADEPRAMEAAAYARCINAYRAICESERGVPGRAINAWSRWFEKEAARGG
- a CDS encoding type 1 glutamine amidotransferase domain-containing protein, with protein sequence MEELKGKRIVLLAGDGFEDMELMYPLYRLRYEACADVKVAGIKKGETLTGKHGMPATVDVAVRDLNVDDYDCLVIPGGQGPDHIRIYPEVIRFVQDFDRTGKPIAAVCHAAQILITAKLLKGKQATGWKSLVVDIEDAGAAYVNEPVVTSGQYIFSRQPSDLGFFCDAIIRSLKGESLQPLVEMARAQ
- a CDS encoding A24 family peptidase, which translates into the protein MFIWADIACVALGGLSAAAAAAIDRRTMRIPNRLTFPLILSGLALMMFRCMLGYPMDMAILTGVISYGLVYGLWRCHLWGGGDAKLVLALFLLLSPGYPPLYFIAAYTLCLALALLLKHGVYMPARRAMADPSPASTKGGPLSAEDIASLKEGPGMPMGPSLLFAYVSSVVLLGALPW
- the glnA gene encoding type I glutamate--ammonia ligase, translated to MSKITKESILNMAQDLDVKFIKLQFTDVFGTTKNVAIPVQQLEKALDGDIMFDGSSIEGFVRIEESDMYLRPDVNTFSLIPWQSEYGNVARLICDVYSPDGKPFEGSPRNILKKVIKEAEEKGFSMNAGPEAEFYLFERDMDDMPTTNSKDHGGYFDLSPVDLGDEVRRAMVTALQSMGFEIEASHHEVGEGQHEIDFKYADALTTADNVVTFKFVVRKIAMQYGLHASFMPKPLFGKAGSGMHTHQSLFKGRNTNAFYDENAKYQLSRTAMHYIGGLLDHARGFTAITNPLINSYKRLVPGYEAPVYIAWSEKNRSPLVRIPARRGLGTRAELRNPDPACNPYLALAVTLRAGLDGIKKRTDPGDPVNLNIYHLTEKQKKDLNIKSLPANLSEALDELEADDVIRSALGPHVYENFMTAKRIEWDDYRTQVHQWEIDQYLSVI
- a CDS encoding carboxypeptidase regulatory-like domain-containing protein translates to MRNKGFKGDERGVEGLPVRLIVVLVVGVISLSAMVAAVNSFKPQRTLTAAVTEVSSKDGNLLQVSNAGEGVVSKTWTCYVNVTDDRGDPVSGASVIVHGLGGAGSGVTNTRGVAYISKTNDIRLNANQNIGYMALEVNAPGFYQYKNENALAVVRVN
- a CDS encoding ATP-binding protein, whose product is MSDEKRYLLGRRDGGEHGLLYLGRYLALDGSQGAGLYLDVLKPHAVLICGKRGYGKSYTMGVIIEEMASLPQRIRDNFCVIVVDTMGVFTGMGRWKPDTVRVFAPPAHRHKGTLPLEIPAGSLSFYDYCELMDIEPLSDPGVELMNTLDDGPFDIEELIKKVKPGGTLAGLLRMVASWRLFSRGAAFDGLLKPGSVNILDLSGYGHEPQIRSAIVASMARALYDVRVEARRLEAGRREKPLVWLLIDEAHMFMDAGADTGASRALNGEWLRQGRQPGLSLVLATQRPSALGKEVLSQADLIICHRLTLQDDLEALESARPTYVNEPVPEAMARLGTGRGAAVVIDDATESYHVIKIRPRESEHGGGEPDVYMG
- a CDS encoding phosphoribosyltransferase; the encoded protein is MIYRDRRDAGRRLAEHLLIYRHNAVVLAIPRGGVPVGYEVAKRLEVPLDLIIPRKLPIPSDPEAGFGAIAPDGTIVLNERLVAYCGLSAKDIERIAGEVLAEVLRRIREYRGDRPQPELKHRNVIIVDDGLASGYTMVAAVRAVKRERPKRVIVAVPCSPESSVGRLEKEADEVVSLAVQPYGQFAVAGYYESFPDLSDEEVKRLITQVPAA